A stretch of the Deltaproteobacteria bacterium genome encodes the following:
- a CDS encoding helix-turn-helix domain-containing protein translates to MKKVTILGLYNSMATTIFGPMDILNQAGRLWNRVSKSPQTPLFDVTIASSDGKPIQCLNKVQIQPHCSIEAIHKTDLVIIASATYIDQILQKSPDVVPWIRRQYKQGAHVASICTGVFLLAETGLLNGKTATLHWGFTEMFRRKYPQVNLKPDRMFIDHGRLYCSAGVTAGMDLSLYLVEKFYGRRTAIESAKTMILDLGRETQAPYHCFLFFKDHGDPLVSKAQEWIEKHYNQSIDYDLLAKEFRMSRRSLERRFKRAAGVTPLGYLQQLRVETAKRLLEEGSHTFNEITYLVGYEDIPFFRKVFVRLTGLRPKEYQQRFRGRQDRGRP, encoded by the coding sequence ATGAAAAAGGTTACTATTCTGGGCCTTTACAACTCCATGGCAACCACCATTTTCGGCCCCATGGATATCCTAAACCAGGCAGGGAGGCTCTGGAACCGCGTGAGCAAATCCCCCCAAACCCCGCTTTTTGACGTCACCATCGCCTCTTCAGACGGAAAACCCATTCAATGCCTGAATAAAGTCCAAATTCAGCCCCATTGCAGCATTGAAGCAATTCATAAGACAGATTTGGTTATTATTGCGTCTGCCACCTATATAGACCAGATTCTTCAAAAAAGTCCTGATGTGGTTCCATGGATACGCCGGCAATACAAGCAGGGTGCCCATGTAGCCAGCATCTGTACCGGGGTGTTTTTACTGGCTGAAACCGGTTTGCTGAATGGAAAAACAGCAACCCTTCACTGGGGGTTTACAGAGATGTTCCGCCGGAAGTATCCCCAGGTTAATTTAAAACCAGACCGAATGTTCATCGACCATGGGCGCCTCTATTGTTCGGCAGGAGTGACTGCCGGTATGGATTTATCCCTTTACCTGGTGGAAAAGTTTTACGGCCGGCGAACCGCCATAGAGTCTGCCAAGACCATGATCCTGGATTTGGGCCGGGAAACCCAGGCCCCCTACCATTGTTTTCTTTTTTTCAAGGACCATGGCGATCCCCTTGTATCAAAAGCCCAGGAGTGGATAGAAAAACACTACAACCAATCAATTGATTACGACCTGCTGGCCAAGGAATTCCGAATGAGCCGCCGTTCATTGGAACGTCGGTTCAAAAGGGCCGCTGGTGTCACTCCTTTGGGTTATCTGCAGCAATTACGGGTGGAAACCGCAAAAAGACTATTGGAGGAAGGCAGCCATACTTTTAATGAAATAACGTATCTTGTCGGATACGAGGATATTCCCTTTTTCAGGAAAGTATTCGTCAGGCTGACAGGCTTGCGGCCAAAAGAATATCAGCAGAGATTTAGGGGCAGGCAGGATAGGGGACGACCGTGA
- a CDS encoding 3-isopropylmalate dehydratase small subunit produces MLIKGTVHKFGANIDTDAIIPAKYANISDPAELGKHCLENADAGFATRVTNGDILMATTNFGCGSSREIAAWSIKGTGISCVVAISFARIFFRNAINIGLPLLECPAAVEATASGDVLEIDLAKGSIRNLNRNLTFQAAAYPDFIMELISTGGLVPYVRSRLTTE; encoded by the coding sequence ATGCTAATCAAAGGAACCGTTCACAAATTCGGGGCCAACATTGACACGGATGCAATCATCCCGGCCAAGTACGCCAACATTTCGGATCCGGCTGAACTTGGCAAACATTGTCTGGAAAATGCCGATGCAGGTTTCGCAACCAGGGTCACCAACGGTGACATACTGATGGCTACCACCAACTTTGGCTGCGGGTCGTCACGGGAAATCGCCGCGTGGTCCATCAAGGGAACCGGAATCTCTTGCGTGGTGGCCATTAGTTTTGCGCGTATCTTTTTTCGTAATGCCATCAACATCGGCTTACCGCTGCTGGAGTGCCCGGCCGCCGTGGAAGCCACCGCCAGTGGAGATGTCCTGGAAATCGATTTGGCTAAGGGCAGCATCCGAAATCTAAACCGTAATCTCACGTTTCAAGCCGCTGCCTACCCTGATTTTATCATGGAATTAATTTCCACCGGCGGACTGGTGCCCTATGTTCGCTCCAGACTCACAACAGAATGA